In the genome of Caldisphaera lagunensis DSM 15908, the window GCAACGACAATTTCTATATGGTTAGCAGGCCTGAGCTTAGCTGCAATTCCACCATTTAGCGGATTCTTTGCTAAAGAATTAGTTTTAGAAAACGTAGCAAAAACTGGATATCTAGGCATTTATTTATTTGCTGTGTTTGCTGTATTCTTTACTGCTGCCTATATCTCAAGGTTAATAATAAGGGTATTCCATGCACCATCTTATAATCAATCAAAAGAAAAAGAACATCATTTGCATGAGGCACCTGTATTAATGTTAGCACCATATCTGATTTTATCGTTGGCAGCATTAATTTTAGGTATATTATGGTTCTGGACAGGGAAAGGCTTAGAAATAGGTATACTTGAGACGTTAGGAATTCAAGCGACTCCAGTTTACAATATTGTAATAGACGCTTCAACAATTATAATAACAGTTTTAATTGTAATAGACTTTGCTATAATATCTTATTTGTATTTGAGGAGATACAACTTTATGGCATTACTAGAAAGGAATTCAGTTCTTAGATCATTACATACATTCCTTTATGATAGATGGTTTATTAATTCTGCTATCTATTATCTATTCTTATATTCATTTATGGGACTTTCATGGTTAATGGGAATAATAAATACTGCTATAGACCAATTTTATCATTACGTTATACCAAAGGCTGGAGAGCTTTTCTCTAAGAGCTTAAGAGCATTTTTCAGGGGAAGGACGGATTATTTGATTGCCCTTTACATAATAATGATTAGTATTGTTATATTAGTTGTTTACTTTGGTTGGTGATTAATGATGTGGGAAATAGGGATTATTGAATTTTTCTTATATGTAACATTAGCAGCTAGTTTACTCGCACCCATATTTGGGATAAAGAATGATAAAAGTGTCTGGCCAGCATCTATAGGAGCTATTGGGATAGGTACCTTTTTCGTTGTATCTATATTAACTTTTTATGCATCATTAACTAACTATTTAACATTTTATAATGGTTTAGTTATTCAAGATTCATTTACAGCATTAATATTATTGGGTGCGTCTATTGCATCTATAATATACATTATCGCTATAGGAAATGATGGACTAAAGTGGTCAAGCAGACCTGCTTTATATAGCTTGATACCTCTAGTATTGTTTGGTTTATTCTTTTTATCGGGAGCAACGGATGCATTAATGATAATAGCATCATGGCTCTTAGTATCTGTTGCTAGTTACGTTTTTGTTTCATTGCCTGATGGAAAAGAAAGTAAGGAAGCTTCAATAAGATATATCATGGTTGGAATGATCGGGACATTAATATTAGTATTTTGGGCAGCAGTTTTTGCAATTTCACCAAGGGCAGACACAAACGTTTTTTTGTTAACCTCATTAGCACCAACAACTAAAGTAGGCTTAAGTTTAGCTGGGTTATCAATTCTTCTAATAATAGCCGCTTTAGGCTTTAAGGTAGGTTTGTTCCCATTCCATTGGTGGCTACCAAGTGTATATGGAAGAGGAGATGGAAGAGGTATATCATTTGTTGCTGGTGTAATAAAATTAGGTTTTATTGCTATTATAACAAGAGCAATAGTACTTATGGCTTCATCTATTAATGGAAGTTCCAGTATAGCAAGTTATGCTGCATTATTGATTGCATTCTTAGCAGTTGCCAGTATGATATATGGCAATATTGCAGCATTAACATCAAGAAACTTCCAGGTAATATTAGCCTATAGTAGTATGGCACAAGTAGGATATATTTTTGCAGCAATAGCAGCTGCCGCATATTTTGCTGGAAATTCAGATATGAATTTATTAAAGCTTGCCTTATTTGCTGTTGCATTACAATCAATTGCTTATGGAATTGCTAAAACCCCGTTATTCGCATTTGTTGGAAAAACAAAAAGAGAACTAAGTGATCTCCATGGATTGCTTTCAGCAAATCCAGCTGCAGCAATTTCTGCTTCAATCCTATTATTTAGTTTATTAGGTATACCTCCATTGTTAGGTTTTTGGGGAAAACTCTATCTATTTTTATCAGCATCAGGATATAGCGTATGGCTTGTATTAATTGCATTAATTAATAGTGGAATAAGCGCAGTATATTATATTATAGCATCAAGAGAATTATTATCTAAAGGAGAAAACCATATAACTGTAGGAAAGGGTTATACAGCTGCATTAATAATATCGGCATTAGCATTGCTTATAATAGGTCTATATGCTCCATTCTTACTTAAATCTATTATTAATATCTATTATTAATTTTTTTAATTTTAAGGAATGCCGCCGCCGGGATTTGAACCCGGGACCTCCGGATTGCTCAGGCATTTTCGATTTCGGTTAAACGCCGTATGAGTCCGGCGCTCTAACCCGCTGAGCTACGGCGGCCCATAATTTATTGAGATTGATGCTTGAAATTTAACCTTTTCTTTAGAATACTTTCGTGATAAATTTATTATTTTCAGGCATTGGTATACTTATGAAAGTTCTCGTGTTACAAAAAAGTTTCATAGGTATTACCCATATCTGGGTGATAACATGTATGAGCAGAATAAAAGATACGATGAATTAAGAATAATTAGTTTTAGAATAGATACTGAAACACTTTACGAGTTAGATAAAATAACATTGAAAACAAAGAGTAATAGAAGTGAAATAATAAGAAAGGCAATCGAAGAGTATTTAAAGAATGAAATAGTTAAAAGATAAATTTTTTTTATATTTGTAAACGATATAACAATATTTATTAATAAAATAATATTATTGTTTAATATAGGATGGTCAAATATGAAAAATATATGGATTTATCTAATAATAGGTTTAATTATAGGTCTAGTAATAGGTATATCAGTAGGTTATGCATCATTTCCAAGAAAAGTTGTACAATATATTACAACTACAACAACTACAACAAAGACTACAACTTCTACATCGGTATTTGCAGTTGGTGCAGCAGGTACATTAAAATTTGCATTCGGTAGCTTGTTAAATTTGACAAGTAAGTATTATCCTCAGTTAAGTGTTGGTACGCCTATGTTTAAAGGTAGTGGAGAAGTTGCTTCTACAGAGAACACAACGAAGGAATTTAGTATAGTCGCATCAGCTGATACAACAACAATACCTAAAGATCTGTTTCCAAATGTAGCAGATTATGAAATTGCTTTTGGCGTTACGCAGATGGTTATTATAGTAGATTTGCAAACTAGTGCTGGAAAACAAGTCTATCAATTATGGCAACAAGCCCAAACTTTGCCGCCAAATTCTAGTCAATATAACCAAACATGGAAAGAAATATTTTCAATAATTGCTGAAAATCCATCAACTGTAGTCGGAGTATCAAATCCATTTACAGATCCTAGCGGATATCAAGCTCAATGTGTTTTAAAGCTAGCAGGTTTAACGTATTTTGGAAATTCATCTTATTTGTATGATTCAGTATATAATAATGTAAACAAATATCAAATGAGAAATACTGAAATAGACTTACTTACTTTGATGACAACAAACAATTCAGTACAATTTATATTATCAGGATATTTATCAAACGCGCTTCCTCAAACTCAAGCATATCAAAAAGAAGGTTATAATATAACTTACATAACATTACCGCCCATGATTAATTTAGGTAATTTATCGTATGTAAATTATTATCACCAAGTAAATGTTACATGGAGTGAATTAGGAAAAACTGAAACATTTACTTGTAATCCAGTTGTTTATACAATAACGATACCTAAATATGCGCCGAACCCACAGGCTGCAGTTAACTTTATATTACTTATATATAGTCCATTAGGCCAACAAATTCTAAAGAGCTATGGCATTAATCCAATTTATCCTGGAGTAGTTTATGGAAATTATAGCGATATTCCTGCTGTAATTAAGCCTTATGTAGTCCCAGTAAATCAAACAAACTTAGAAACTATATTTCCATAGAGTGATATATTTGAAAAAAGAAATAAATTTTTTTATAATTTTAACAATAATTTTTTCTTTGTTTTTCTTATTGTTTTTTGCATATCCATTAGTGGTATTAATAATTGTAGGTAGCAAAGGTATAATTTCTTCTCTTGAAAACGAATCATTCCTAACAGCAATTTATATAACATTTATAATATCTACAAGTGCAGCTATATCAGCTGTAATATTTGGTCTTCCATTAGGTTATATAATAGCGAGATATAATTTTAGGTTTAAAGAAGTAATAGAGACATTAATTGATATTCCAATAGTTATACCGCACATAATTGTTGGAGTTATGATAGTATTAGCATTTTCATCTCAATACGGTTTAGGCCCAATTTTTCATAAGTATGGCATAAATGTTATTGATACAATATTGGGAGCAGCATTGGCTGTTTCCTATTTATCTTCAACGTATACAATTAGAGTTGTTGAATCATCTATAAAAGCAATAGATCCTGAATTAGAATTAATATCAAGGAGTTTAGGGGCATCTCAAATGAGAACCTTCTTTTCAGTTATATTACCTAATATTTGGAGATCTGTAATTAATGGTGCACTTTTAACGTGGGCTAGGGCAACGTCTGAAGCTGGAGCATTGTTTATTGTTGCTTATTATGTAATCTTTGGAAAAACAACAGTCTACCCATCTCCAGTTTTTATATATGAAAGCTACGTTGGATTAGGTTTAATAGAGGCAGTTAAGTTTTCTGCAGCATTGGTTGTAATAATAGTTAGCGCATTTATTCTCTTTAGGGTTATCATAAATTTGAGGAGGCATTAGTTGAAGGCCTTATCAATTAGAAATTTGGTAACAAAGGTTAATACCTTTACATTGGGCCCAATAAACTTAGATGTTGATGCTAATGAATACTATATCATATCAGGACCAAATGGAAGCGGTAAAACTACATTGTTAAAAACGATTTTAGGTTTTTATAGACCTTTAAGCGGTAAAATAATGCTTTATGATAAGGATATAACATACATGCCTATTGAGAAGAGAAGAATAGGATATGTTACTCAAAATTATTCCTTATTTAATAACATGGATGTTAAGGCTAATATAGAATATGGTCTTAAAATGTTAAAATTAAACAAACAAGAAAGAGAAAGAAAAGTTAAGGAAATCGCTTCAACGCTTAAAATAGAAAATTTATTGAATAAGAAGCCTAAGGAATTAAGCATGGGGCAACAACAGCTTGTTTCTATAGCGAGGGCATTAGTAATTGAACCAAAGGTTTTATTATTAGATGAACCATTATCAAACTTAGATCCCAATGTAAAAAGAAACTTAAGAGAAATACTGAGAATAATTGTTAGATCAAAAACTACTACTATAATTCATATAAGTCATTTTATTGAAGATGCTTTTGAATTGTCTACAAAAATGGGTTTTATGTATAAAGGTAAAATAATTGAAGAAGGGGATCCTATTGAAATGATTAATAATCCGAAAACAAAGGAATTTTCTGAATATTTAGGGTATTCTAATATTATATTATTAAATAATGTAGATTCAGAAATAAAAAATATATTAAATGAAATAGATTTTAGAAATGATTTTATAAAAGATAACTATTTGGTTTTTAGACCTGAAGATGCAATAATTTGCAAAAATAAATGTTGTAAAAATAGTTTGGAAGGAGAAATAGAAGAAATAAATATTACTGAAAGAGGTTTTA includes:
- the nuoN gene encoding NADH-quinone oxidoreductase subunit NuoN → MWEIGIIEFFLYVTLAASLLAPIFGIKNDKSVWPASIGAIGIGTFFVVSILTFYASLTNYLTFYNGLVIQDSFTALILLGASIASIIYIIAIGNDGLKWSSRPALYSLIPLVLFGLFFLSGATDALMIIASWLLVSVASYVFVSLPDGKESKEASIRYIMVGMIGTLILVFWAAVFAISPRADTNVFLLTSLAPTTKVGLSLAGLSILLIIAALGFKVGLFPFHWWLPSVYGRGDGRGISFVAGVIKLGFIAIITRAIVLMASSINGSSSIASYAALLIAFLAVASMIYGNIAALTSRNFQVILAYSSMAQVGYIFAAIAAAAYFAGNSDMNLLKLALFAVALQSIAYGIAKTPLFAFVGKTKRELSDLHGLLSANPAAAISASILLFSLLGIPPLLGFWGKLYLFLSASGYSVWLVLIALINSGISAVYYIIASRELLSKGENHITVGKGYTAALIISALALLIIGLYAPFLLKSIINIYY
- a CDS encoding ribbon-helix-helix protein, CopG family, which translates into the protein MYEQNKRYDELRIISFRIDTETLYELDKITLKTKSNRSEIIRKAIEEYLKNEIVKR
- a CDS encoding substrate-binding domain-containing protein, whose amino-acid sequence is MKNIWIYLIIGLIIGLVIGISVGYASFPRKVVQYITTTTTTTKTTTSTSVFAVGAAGTLKFAFGSLLNLTSKYYPQLSVGTPMFKGSGEVASTENTTKEFSIVASADTTTIPKDLFPNVADYEIAFGVTQMVIIVDLQTSAGKQVYQLWQQAQTLPPNSSQYNQTWKEIFSIIAENPSTVVGVSNPFTDPSGYQAQCVLKLAGLTYFGNSSYLYDSVYNNVNKYQMRNTEIDLLTLMTTNNSVQFILSGYLSNALPQTQAYQKEGYNITYITLPPMINLGNLSYVNYYHQVNVTWSELGKTETFTCNPVVYTITIPKYAPNPQAAVNFILLIYSPLGQQILKSYGINPIYPGVVYGNYSDIPAVIKPYVVPVNQTNLETIFP
- a CDS encoding ABC transporter permease produces the protein MIYLKKEINFFIILTIIFSLFFLLFFAYPLVVLIIVGSKGIISSLENESFLTAIYITFIISTSAAISAVIFGLPLGYIIARYNFRFKEVIETLIDIPIVIPHIIVGVMIVLAFSSQYGLGPIFHKYGINVIDTILGAALAVSYLSSTYTIRVVESSIKAIDPELELISRSLGASQMRTFFSVILPNIWRSVINGALLTWARATSEAGALFIVAYYVIFGKTTVYPSPVFIYESYVGLGLIEAVKFSAALVVIIVSAFILFRVIINLRRH
- a CDS encoding ATP-binding cassette domain-containing protein; the protein is MKALSIRNLVTKVNTFTLGPINLDVDANEYYIISGPNGSGKTTLLKTILGFYRPLSGKIMLYDKDITYMPIEKRRIGYVTQNYSLFNNMDVKANIEYGLKMLKLNKQERERKVKEIASTLKIENLLNKKPKELSMGQQQLVSIARALVIEPKVLLLDEPLSNLDPNVKRNLREILRIIVRSKTTTIIHISHFIEDAFELSTKMGFMYKGKIIEEGDPIEMINNPKTKEFSEYLGYSNIILLNNVDSEIKNILNEIDFRNDFIKDNYLVFRPEDAIICKNKCCKNSLEGEIEEINITERGFNYKVKTKSHDFVIFSKDIFKENDIVNICIDAKRLKIVKSVEEI